The nucleotide window AAGAAACCAGCTTGCCAGCACGTGCAAGCTACAGTGTGACAAATTCAGCCATGGCTCTTTGTGAATCCTGAGCAAATCGGCGTTGAAATTTTCGAGTCACGGGATACCCAACCCGGGCAAGAAAATGGTTGGGTTTCGAAAAGGCAAACAAATCATACCAGACACTGCCGTCGTGTTTGCTCCATTCGACCAGAAATCGTTCTTCACCGCACTCGCCGTGAGCCGGGAGCGTGCCGTACGCAAATCCGTATCGCTCAAACTCGTCGGTTGAATCATCCAGGGTATATACAATCCGGGCCGGGTTGACTGACCAAAACCCAAGGTGGTGCACCACGACCCCAACGACTTCCGCCTCCTGGATTGGAGTGTTCGGCCAGCAGAGTTCAACCCAGCCGAGCCGAAACATTTCCCACCGTTGAATGGCAAGTTTGGCCCGCTGGAAGGCTTCGTACCCGGCGCCAATTTGAACCCGATTATGATCAACCGTAAATCCAGCCGGGGCAACTGTTTGAGTTGCACCGATTGCTTCATAAGTGAAGGGTTTTTCACGCTGTTCATCAATCAGTTTTTTGATTTGATCAGAGGTAGGTCTGGTCAGGTAGAACATAGTTCCAATCCGGGTTCCGGGTTCCTTTTCACGTGTAGGTTTTTTGTTTGGGCTCGACTGGATCGAGCCCATTGGTTCTCATCCTGAAAGGATGGAGCAAGTTTAGCCGGTTGGTTGCTCGGCTGCAGGGAGCTACCACCGGAAACAGGTGTTTTCCTCGTTCTCCCCCGCCCGGCCCGCGCCCCGTTGGGGCGCGGGCCGGGCGGGAAACATTGAGGGTGATCAAGATCCGGTGGTGGCGCGTTCAAAGCCACGCTGACCACCGGCTCACCTTGGGCCATCCCTGCGGGATGAAATCAAAAAACCTACACGTGAAAGTTCCAGGTTCCGGGTTCCGGAAAAGACTAGAGGACAAAAAGGACGGAAAAGGCGAAAGAACAGTGCTGGCTCTGTGAAGTATGTTTTTTTCGAAAACCCCGAACCTGCTGGAGCACGCCTTCAAGTTTGACATTGACGGTTTTCTTATCCTGGAGTTTTAAATCAATTTGGAATTGTGTCGGAGATGCGCCGTCCCCAAGACCCTGGGTGTACTCGCCAATGAGGGTAACTTTGCCCGAGGCTACTTCAAAGCGATAGCTTTCTCCATCCCGAATCGCGGTATAGGACTGTTCTTTCCCGCCGGTGACCTCATCCTGGACGCGAACCCGAATGCCCTTGCGGTTAAATTTCACGGTGAGAAGGGAATCCCGAAGCCGAAAATCAGCAACTTTTTCCGAATTGCCAATTTGTTTGAGTTCAACCGGGTATTGCCCGCCTTTCCAGGTCGCGGTGACTTCGACGGGTTTGGTCGCTTTGAGCGGGTAATGTTTAATTTTTAAGGTTTCCCCGGAAAAGGTCGAAACGAATTCGGAATTTCCATCAACTTTCATTTCGACATTGGCGCGGTCTGAGCGCAGCGTAAGATCGCAATATTCTTCCCATTCCAAATCGGCGTAGTTGATCTTTTCCGGCACCAGTTCGATCAATTGCTCTTGTGTTCGATCATCAGCCGTGGCGATGACACGAACCAGCCCAGGTTGCAGGTTTGAAAAGCGGACTACCCGGTTTTCGGTCTGGCCATTACCGATTTCCTCACCAGCTTTATTGATGATTTTCACAAAGGCTTCACGGTCGGTGTTGACTTCGAGATTCACATTGAGCCAGGCCACATTGATGGTTTTGACCGCATTGCTGATTTCGACGGGGAGGGGGCGTTCGGTAAACGGCAAAAATGAACCGTCAGGTTTGCGCCAGCGGGCATCAAGGGTTAATCGCCCTCCCACCGGCAACTGGTTGAGCACCACCCGATCCCCCATATTCAACTTGTATGAAGCAAGCAGCGCCTGCCCGGAGGTCATTAACGTGGCCTCAACATTATCCCGATCTGAGGTGATGACCAGTGTTCCATAATCCGGCCAGCGAACTTCCGAGGTGGCCGAAGGGCGGGTATCCAGCTCCCAGACAACCGGGACGGGCGGCAGTTCCTGGTTGATTCGAGCCACAACCACCTGGTGCCCGGCGGGCAATCCCCGGATTACCATACACTTTCGGGTTTCATTATATTCGCCCTTCATCGGCTGGCCATTAACCAGAAATGAAAGGCGTGGATAGATTTTTTCCACCCCCAGGATGCGAACTTCACTGTCGTTCCAGCCGACTTCAACCGTTGATGGAATATCCGATTTTAATTCGACCACTTTCACCAAATCCGGCAACGATGGGAATTTGGCTTTGATCTTGATCAGCCCTGGTGTCAAGTAGCCATACTCGATCTTTTTCTTGTCATCGGTGCTGATGGGATACCCTTTGTCGCCACTGATGGCTTTGCTCAATTCATCCTGTTCGAGTTCGATTTCAACCCCAGGCCGGTCGGTAACCACCGTCAGTTGCGCAT belongs to Acidobacteriota bacterium and includes:
- a CDS encoding DUF1990 domain-containing protein: MFYLTRPTSDQIKKLIDEQREKPFTYEAIGATQTVAPAGFTVDHNRVQIGAGYEAFQRAKLAIQRWEMFRLGWVELCWPNTPIQEAEVVGVVVHHLGFWSVNPARIVYTLDDSTDEFERYGFAYGTLPAHGECGEERFLVEWSKHDGSVWYDLFAFSKPNHFLARVGYPVTRKFQRRFAQDSQRAMAEFVTL